A stretch of the Gammaproteobacteria bacterium genome encodes the following:
- the speD gene encoding adenosylmethionine decarboxylase, with the protein MVKRLDKKIKLYGFNNLTKTLSFNIYDICYANTEQHRLEYLEYIDEMYSAERLTQILTEVSNLIGANILDISHQDYDPQGASVVMLISEEPITTEQLSNTQAPGPLPETVLAHLDKSHITVHTYPESHPDGGISTFRADIDVSTCGRISPLRALNYLIHSFDSDIVMIDYRVRGFTRDIRGRKHFIDHKINSIQNYIARDTKRRYQMIDVNVYQEYIFHTKMLLKEFELDNYLFGLGRTDYSDKELERIEQRLRKEMAEIFYGENMSKI; encoded by the coding sequence TTGGTCAAACGACTGGACAAGAAGATCAAGCTCTACGGGTTCAACAACCTGACCAAGACCCTGAGCTTCAATATCTACGATATCTGCTACGCGAACACCGAACAGCATCGGCTCGAGTACCTCGAATACATCGACGAGATGTACAGCGCCGAACGCCTGACGCAGATTCTTACCGAAGTCAGCAACCTCATCGGCGCCAACATTCTCGACATCTCGCACCAGGACTACGATCCGCAGGGCGCCAGCGTCGTCATGCTGATCTCCGAAGAGCCGATCACCACTGAACAGCTGTCCAATACGCAGGCACCCGGCCCGCTGCCCGAGACCGTGCTCGCCCACCTCGACAAAAGCCACATCACGGTACACACCTACCCGGAAAGCCATCCCGACGGCGGTATCAGCACCTTCCGCGCCGACATCGACGTCTCCACCTGCGGGCGTATCTCACCGCTGCGGGCGCTGAACTACCTGATCCACAGCTTCGACTCCGACATCGTCATGATCGACTACCGGGTGCGCGGCTTCACGCGCGACATCCGCGGCCGCAAGCACTTCATCGACCACAAGATCAATTCCATCCAGAACTACATCGCCAGGGACACCAAGCGCCGCTACCAGATGATCGATGTGAACGTGTACCAGGAGTACATCTTTCACACCAAGATGCTGCTCAAGGAATTCGAGCTGGACAACTATCTGTTCGGTTTGGGCAGGACCGACTATTCGGACAAGGAACTCGAGCGCATCGAACAGCGCCTGCGCAAGGAAATGGCGGAGATTTTCTACGGCGAGAATATGTCCAAGATTTAA
- the coq7 gene encoding 2-polyprenyl-3-methyl-6-methoxy-1,4-benzoquinone monooxygenase, whose product MNMRNYSFFDRLLMEIDQSLRTVHGRPAVTERPNPADNVPDAELNDSERDLTGRLMRINHAGEVSAQGLYQGQALTAKREDVRREMHRSALEENDHLAWCEQRINELGSHKSYLGPFWYWGSFAIGAFAGAIGDKWSLGFVTETERQVIRHLDGHLAEIAPQDQRSRVILEQMKEDEAHHAHKALEAGGAELPAPVKGAMKLISKVMTRSVYWV is encoded by the coding sequence ATGAACATGCGAAATTATTCCTTTTTTGATCGTCTGTTGATGGAGATCGACCAGTCTCTGCGCACGGTTCACGGCCGCCCGGCAGTAACCGAACGGCCCAATCCCGCCGACAACGTGCCCGATGCGGAGCTGAACGACTCGGAACGCGATCTGACGGGGCGTTTGATGCGTATCAATCACGCCGGCGAGGTGTCCGCGCAGGGGCTTTATCAGGGCCAGGCGCTGACCGCAAAACGTGAGGACGTTCGCAGGGAGATGCACCGCTCGGCGCTGGAAGAGAACGATCATCTGGCCTGGTGCGAGCAGCGTATCAACGAGCTTGGTTCCCACAAAAGTTATCTGGGACCGTTCTGGTACTGGGGGTCGTTCGCCATCGGCGCGTTTGCCGGTGCGATCGGCGACAAGTGGAGTCTGGGTTTCGTCACCGAGACCGAGCGGCAGGTGATTCGTCATCTGGACGGGCATCTGGCTGAGATCGCACCGCAGGATCAGCGTTCGCGGGTGATTCTGGAGCAGATGAAAGAGGACGAGGCCCATCATGCCCACAAGGCCCTGGAGGCCGGCGGCGCCGAACTGCCCGCGCCGGTGAAGGGGGCCATGAAGCTGATTTCGAAGGTGATGACCCGGAGCGTCTATTGGGTCTGA
- a CDS encoding DUF481 domain-containing protein — MTRKSIYLLLVAGSLPQLAGAADAPAPAAPPPPAGTDDAPANPVKWKLSAEAGAVVTTGNSKSSTYNGKFRAIRTQGPWKQDFKLSSLAATQDDSTTAKRTESSYKIDYNFSRHNYVYGLLGLLSDRFSGYDYRYSESVGYGHRLLNDQRTQLDVELGAGARQSFLTDDTRQDEAIARAATKFVYRFPTGAKFEQDLSAEAGRYNTAAQSVSSLKVKLNGYLSMNLSYTVNHNTNPPDDLKKTDSITTLNLVYDFPGNEE; from the coding sequence GTGACCAGAAAATCCATTTATCTTCTCCTCGTGGCCGGCAGCCTGCCGCAACTGGCCGGCGCAGCCGATGCGCCTGCTCCGGCCGCACCGCCCCCACCGGCCGGGACGGACGATGCTCCAGCCAATCCGGTCAAGTGGAAGCTCAGCGCCGAGGCAGGGGCCGTGGTCACCACCGGCAACAGCAAGAGCAGCACCTACAACGGCAAATTCCGGGCCATACGCACCCAGGGCCCATGGAAGCAGGACTTCAAGCTGTCATCGCTCGCCGCCACCCAGGATGACAGTACGACGGCCAAACGCACCGAGTCCTCCTACAAGATCGACTACAACTTCAGCCGCCACAATTATGTGTACGGACTGCTCGGTCTGCTTTCCGACCGCTTCAGCGGCTACGACTACCGGTATTCCGAATCCGTCGGCTACGGTCACCGCCTGCTGAACGACCAGCGCACGCAGCTGGACGTCGAGCTCGGCGCCGGCGCCCGGCAAAGTTTCCTCACCGACGACACCCGCCAGGACGAAGCCATCGCCCGCGCGGCCACCAAATTTGTGTACCGGTTCCCGACCGGCGCCAAGTTCGAGCAGGACCTAAGTGCCGAGGCCGGTCGCTACAATACCGCCGCCCAGTCGGTCAGCTCCCTTAAGGTCAAACTCAACGGCTACCTGAGCATGAACCTAAGCTACACGGTCAACCACAACACCAATCCGCCGGACGACCTCAAGAAAACCGACAGCATCACCACCCTCAACCTGGTATACGATTTCCCCGGCAATGAGGAATGA